From the genome of Perca flavescens isolate YP-PL-M2 chromosome 1, PFLA_1.0, whole genome shotgun sequence, one region includes:
- the usp47 gene encoding ubiquitin carboxyl-terminal hydrolase 47 isoform X2 has translation MEMVPSQENQFVPKEIQNAAEEPRVLCIIQDITSAKTVNERLTLNLPASTTLCKLYEDVARKAGYVKATFDLAWGNTPDMVPLDHSSEMSLSDSGFEPGGKRNFLQLTDKDGEQPQIASDESGTADSSGLDDSSQERIIGPLPRDGAAGCSGDYSSPSYSYSSILNKSDTGYVGLVNQAMTCYLNSLLQTLFMTPEFRNALYNWEFEETEEDPVTSIPYQLQRLFVLLQTSKKRAIETTDVTRSFGWDSSEAWQQHDVQELCRVMFDALEQKWKQTEQADLINQLYQGKLKDYVRCLECGYESWRIDTYLDIPLVIRPFGASQAYSSVEEALQAFIQPETLDGPNQYFCERCKKKCDARKGLRFLHLPYLLTLQLKRFDFDYTTMHRIKLNDRMTFPDELDMSPFIDVEDEKSPQTESCTDSGAENEGSCHSDQMSNDFSTDDCVDEGICLDSTGSTERVLKPKSLLTFELFSVMVHSGSAAGGHYYACIKSYSDGQWYSFNDQHVSKITQDDIRKTHGGSSGSRGYYSSAFASSTNAYMLIYRLKDPSRNAKYLAAEDFPEHIKSLVQKEKESEEQEKRQREIERNTCKIKLFCVHPVKLMMESKLEVHKDKTLREATEMAYKLMELEGLVSLDCCRLVKYDEFHEYLERSYEGEEDTPMGLLLGGVKSSYMFDLLLETRKPEQAFQPYKPGEVMVKVHVVDLKSETIASPISVRAYLNQTITEFKQLIAQATGLSAETMRVVLERCYNDLRLLYVPNKTLKAEGFFRSNKVFVESSESTDHQVAFTDSVLWKLLDRHGNTIRLLVLLPEQSPGTLANRTLCQNVGGDCDVPLEGSKGNRKSVEAILEESPEKLKNLLLEQQQQQQQGSSPSDSQKSSETSDFEHIESPTQEADSNSSLCVAADNRELENRIRATAGGSSSASSDPENHFACEERSDSEVNNDRSTSSVDSDILSSSHSSDTLCNADSGPIQLANGLDSHSITSSRRSKAHEGKKETWDTAEEDSGTDSEYDDNGKSKAEAQYLYFRAEPCSQDDSSSETQKCLVVHVDKRITLAAFKQNLEPYVGVTSTQFKVFRVYANNQEFESVRLNETLSSFSDDNKITIRLGRALKKGEYRVKVYQLLVNEPEPCKFLVDTVFAKGMTVRQSKEELLPQLKEQCKLDLSIDSIRLRKKTWKNPGTVFLDYHVYEEDISISSNWEVFLEVLNEPEKMKSMSQLAVLTRRWRPAAMKLGPFQEVILESSSVEELKEKLSEMSDVPLENLEFAKGRGTFPCDISVLEIHQDLDWNPKVSTLNVWPLYICDDGAVVFYRDSTEEPMELSEEERNELIKKESSRLLKTGHRVSYSPRKEKALKIYLDGGPARDPVQD, from the exons ATGGAAATGGTGCCTAGCCAGGAGAACCAGTTCGTACCCAAAGAG ATCCAAAATGCAGCTGAGGAGCCCAGAGTGCTGTGTATCATTCAGGATATCACCAGTGCAAAGACGGTCAATGAGAGGCTGACCCTCAACCTGCCTGCTTCAACCACCCTCTGCAAACTATATGAAGATGTTGCCCGCAAAGCTGGATATGTGAAAGCCACTTTTGACCTTGCTTGGGGAAATACGCCCGACATG GTGCCACTGGACCACAGCAGTGAGATGTCCCTCTCAGATTCTGGGTTTGAGCCTGGCGGGAAGAGGAATTTCCTCCAGCTCACAGACAAAGATGGAGAGCAGCCCCAGATTGCATCG GATGAGTCGGGAACAGCAGACAGCAGTGGGCTGGATGACAGTTCCCAGGAGCGGATAATCGGGCCCCTACCGAGAGACGGCGCTGCAGGCTGCAGTGGTGACTACAGCAGTCCGTCTTACTCCTACTCATCCATCCTCAACAAATCTGATACGG GTTACGTGGGCTTGGTCAACCAAGCTATGACCTGCTATTTGAACAGTCTTCTACAAACGCTGTTCATGACCCCGGAGTTCAGAAATGCACTCTACAA CTGGGAGTTTGAGGAGACTGAAGAGGATCCAGTCACCAGTATACCCTACCAGCTGCAAAGGCTGTTTGTTCTGCTGCAGACTAGTAAGAAACGGGCGATCGAGACCACTGATGTGACGCGCAGCTTTGGCTGGGACAGCAGCGAAG CTTGGCAGCAGCATGACGTCCAGGAGCTATGCAGGGTCATGTTTGATGCCCTGGAGCAGAAGTGGAAGCAGACAGAGCAG GCTGACCTGATCAACCAGCTGTACCAGGGGAAGCTGAAGGATTATGTCCGTTGTCTGGAGTGTGGCTATGAGAGCTGGAGGATTGATACTTACCTGGACATCCCTCTTGTAATCAGACCCTTTGGAGCCAGCCAGGCCTACAGCAGTGTG GAAGAGGCTCTGCAGGCATTCATTCAACCAGAAACTCTTGACGGGCCCAACCAGTACTTCTGTGAACGCTGCAAGAAGAAATGTGACGCCCGGAAG GGTCTGAGATTTCTGCACTTACCCTACCTGCTGACACTACAGCTGAAGCGGTTTGATTTTGACTACACCACTATGCATCGCATCAAGCTTAACGACCGCATGACTTTCCCTGATGAGCTCGACATGAGTCCATTTATCGATGTGGAAGATGAG AAGTCACCTCAGACAGAGAGCTGCACTGATAGTGGAGCAGAGAATGAAGGCAGTTGCCACAGCGACCAGATGAGCAACGACTTTTCCACCGATGATTGTGTGGATGAGGGCATCTGCTTGGACAGCACCGGCAGCACAGAGAGGGTGTTGAAGCCAAAG AGTTTACTGACCTTTGAGCTGTTCTCCGTCATGGTCCATTCTGGGAGCGCTGCAGGTGGCCACTACTACGCCTGCATCAAATCCTACAGTGATGGCCAGTGGTACAGTTTTAATGATCAGCACGTTAGCAAG ATCACCCAAGATGATATCAGGAAGACACATGGCGGGTCCTCAGGGAGCAGAGGCTATTATTCCAGTGCCTTTGCAAG CTCTACAAATGCATATATGCTTATTTATAGATTGAAAGATCCCTCGAGGAATGCAA AGTATTTAGCTGCAGAAGACTTCCCAGAGCACATAAAGAGTTTGGTTCAGAAGGAGAAAGAGTCTGAAGAGCAGGAAAAGCGACAGAGGGAGATTGAGCGCAACACTTGCAAG ATTAAGCTTTTCTGCGTGCATCCTGTAAAGCTGATGATGGAGAGCAAGCTAGAAGTACACAAGGACAAAACTCTCAGAGAAGCAACAGAAATGGCCTACAAG CTGATGGAGCTGGAGGGATTGGTGTCTCTGGACTGCTGCCGCCTGGTAAAGTACGATGAGTTCCACGAGTACCTGGAGCGCTCTTATGAAGGGGAGGAGGACACACCGATGGGCCTGCTGCTGGGAGGAGTCAAGTCCTCATATATGTTTGACCTGCTGCTTGAGACCCGCAAACCAGAGCAAGCGTTCCAGCCTTACAAACCTGGAG AGGTAATGGTGAAGGTCCATGTTGTGGATCTAAAGAGTGAGACCATCGCCTCTCCAATCAGTGTTCGGGCATACTTGAACCAGACCATCACTGAATTCAAACAGCTTATTGCACAG GCTACAGGGCTATCTGCCGAAACCATGCGCGTGGTCCTGGAGCGCTGCTATAATGACCTGCGGCTCCTGTATGTTCCAAACAAGACACTGAAAGCTGAGGGGTTCTTCAGGAGTAACAAG gTTTTTGTAGAGAGCTCTGAGTCGACCGATCATCAGGTTGCTTTTACTGACTCAGTCTTGTGGAAACTGTTGGATCGTCACGGAAATACGATCCGGCTGTTAGTCTTACTGCCTGAGCAGTCTCCTGGTACCTTGGCCAACAGAACTCTTTGCCAAAACGTAGGAGGTGACTGTGATGTGCCCCTTGAGGGTTCAAAAGGTAACAGGAAATCTGTAGAGGCAATCCTCGAGGAGAGCCCAGAAAAGTTAAAGAATCTGTtgctggagcagcagcagcaacagcagcaaggCTCCAGCCCCAGTGACAGCCAGAAAAGCTCTGAAACCAGTGACTTTGAACATATTGAAAGCCCAACCCAGGAGGCTGACTCAAACTCTTCACTCTGTGTGGCTGCAGACAACAGAGAGTTAGAGAACCGGATCAGGGCCACAGCGGGGGGCAGCAGCAGCGCCTCCTCTGACCCTGAGAACCACTTTGCCTGTGAGGAGCGCTCAGACTCTGAGGTGAACAATGACCGCAGCACCAGCTCAGTGGACAGCGACATCCTGAGCTCCAGCCACAGCAGTGACACACTCTGCAATGCAGACAGCGGGCCCATACAGCTGGCCAATGGCTTGGACTCGCACAGCATCACAAGTAGCCGTCGCTCCAAAGCCCATGAGGGCAAAAAAGAGACCTGGGACACTGCTGAAGAAGACTCTGGAACAGACAGCGAGTACGACGACAATGGGAAGAGCAAGGCAGAGGCTCAGTACCTGTACTTCAGAGCAGAGCCTTGTTCTCAGGATGACTCCTCGTCGGAAACACAAAAAT GTTTAGTGGTTCACGTAGACAAGAGAATAACATTAGCAGCATTTAAACAGAACCTGGAGCCCTACGTGGGTGTCACCTCCACCCAGTTCAAGGTGTTTCGGGTGTACGCCAACAACCAGGAGTTTGAGAGTGTACGGCTCAACGAAACGCTCTCATCGTTCTCTGATGATAACAAG ATAACTATTCGTCTAGGAAGAGCACTGAAAAAGGGTGAATACAGAGTGAAAGTGTATCAACTACTAGTGAATGAACCAGAG CCCTGCAAGTTCCTCGTGGACACAGTGTTTGCCAAGGGCATGACTGTCAGACAGTCTAAAGAGGAGCTGCTCCCTCAGTTGAAAGAACAGTGTAAGCTTGACCTTAGCATTGACAG catTCGTCTCAGGAAAAAGACGTGGAAGAACCCAGGAACGGTGTTTCTGGACTACCATGTCTATGAAGAAGACATCAGCATCTCCTCTAACTGGGAAGTTTTCCTGGAAGTTCTCAATG AACCGGAGAAGATGAAGTCCATGTCGCAGCTCGCTGTCCTGACCCGGAGATGGAGACCCGCTGCAATGAAGCTGGGGCCCTTCCAGGAAGTTATTCTGGAGAGCAGCAGTGTAGAAGAACTCAAGGAGAAG CTTAGTGAAATGAGCGATGTTCCTCTCGAAAACCTGGAGTTTGCAAAG GGTAGAGGAACCTTTCCTTGTGATATATCTGTGTTGGAGATCCATCAGGATTTGGACTGGAACCCTAAGGTGTCAACTCTGAACGTATGGCCTCTGTACATCTGTGACGACGGAGCTGTGGTCTTCTACAG GGACAGCACAGAGGAGCCTATGGAGCTGTCGGAGGAGGAGCGCAATGAGCTGATTAAGAAGGAGAGCAGCCGCCTGCTCAAGACTGGCCACCGTGTCAGCTACTCGCCACGCAAGGAGAAGGCCCTCAAGATCTACCTGGACGGAGGCCCTGCCAGGGACCCGGTGCAGGACTGA
- the usp47 gene encoding ubiquitin carboxyl-terminal hydrolase 47 isoform X1, translated as MEMVPSQENQFVPKEGVFWSCRQNIFDEMKKISQIQNAAEEPRVLCIIQDITSAKTVNERLTLNLPASTTLCKLYEDVARKAGYVKATFDLAWGNTPDMVPLDHSSEMSLSDSGFEPGGKRNFLQLTDKDGEQPQIASDESGTADSSGLDDSSQERIIGPLPRDGAAGCSGDYSSPSYSYSSILNKSDTGYVGLVNQAMTCYLNSLLQTLFMTPEFRNALYNWEFEETEEDPVTSIPYQLQRLFVLLQTSKKRAIETTDVTRSFGWDSSEAWQQHDVQELCRVMFDALEQKWKQTEQADLINQLYQGKLKDYVRCLECGYESWRIDTYLDIPLVIRPFGASQAYSSVEEALQAFIQPETLDGPNQYFCERCKKKCDARKGLRFLHLPYLLTLQLKRFDFDYTTMHRIKLNDRMTFPDELDMSPFIDVEDEKSPQTESCTDSGAENEGSCHSDQMSNDFSTDDCVDEGICLDSTGSTERVLKPKSLLTFELFSVMVHSGSAAGGHYYACIKSYSDGQWYSFNDQHVSKITQDDIRKTHGGSSGSRGYYSSAFASSTNAYMLIYRLKDPSRNAKYLAAEDFPEHIKSLVQKEKESEEQEKRQREIERNTCKIKLFCVHPVKLMMESKLEVHKDKTLREATEMAYKLMELEGLVSLDCCRLVKYDEFHEYLERSYEGEEDTPMGLLLGGVKSSYMFDLLLETRKPEQAFQPYKPGEVMVKVHVVDLKSETIASPISVRAYLNQTITEFKQLIAQATGLSAETMRVVLERCYNDLRLLYVPNKTLKAEGFFRSNKVFVESSESTDHQVAFTDSVLWKLLDRHGNTIRLLVLLPEQSPGTLANRTLCQNVGGDCDVPLEGSKGNRKSVEAILEESPEKLKNLLLEQQQQQQQGSSPSDSQKSSETSDFEHIESPTQEADSNSSLCVAADNRELENRIRATAGGSSSASSDPENHFACEERSDSEVNNDRSTSSVDSDILSSSHSSDTLCNADSGPIQLANGLDSHSITSSRRSKAHEGKKETWDTAEEDSGTDSEYDDNGKSKAEAQYLYFRAEPCSQDDSSSETQKCLVVHVDKRITLAAFKQNLEPYVGVTSTQFKVFRVYANNQEFESVRLNETLSSFSDDNKITIRLGRALKKGEYRVKVYQLLVNEPEPCKFLVDTVFAKGMTVRQSKEELLPQLKEQCKLDLSIDSIRLRKKTWKNPGTVFLDYHVYEEDISISSNWEVFLEVLNEPEKMKSMSQLAVLTRRWRPAAMKLGPFQEVILESSSVEELKEKLSEMSDVPLENLEFAKGRGTFPCDISVLEIHQDLDWNPKVSTLNVWPLYICDDGAVVFYRDSTEEPMELSEEERNELIKKESSRLLKTGHRVSYSPRKEKALKIYLDGGPARDPVQD; from the exons ATGGAAATGGTGCCTAGCCAGGAGAACCAGTTCGTACCCAAAGAG GGTGTGTTTTGGAGTTGCAGACAGAATATTTTTGATGAGATGAAGAAGATTTCTCAG ATCCAAAATGCAGCTGAGGAGCCCAGAGTGCTGTGTATCATTCAGGATATCACCAGTGCAAAGACGGTCAATGAGAGGCTGACCCTCAACCTGCCTGCTTCAACCACCCTCTGCAAACTATATGAAGATGTTGCCCGCAAAGCTGGATATGTGAAAGCCACTTTTGACCTTGCTTGGGGAAATACGCCCGACATG GTGCCACTGGACCACAGCAGTGAGATGTCCCTCTCAGATTCTGGGTTTGAGCCTGGCGGGAAGAGGAATTTCCTCCAGCTCACAGACAAAGATGGAGAGCAGCCCCAGATTGCATCG GATGAGTCGGGAACAGCAGACAGCAGTGGGCTGGATGACAGTTCCCAGGAGCGGATAATCGGGCCCCTACCGAGAGACGGCGCTGCAGGCTGCAGTGGTGACTACAGCAGTCCGTCTTACTCCTACTCATCCATCCTCAACAAATCTGATACGG GTTACGTGGGCTTGGTCAACCAAGCTATGACCTGCTATTTGAACAGTCTTCTACAAACGCTGTTCATGACCCCGGAGTTCAGAAATGCACTCTACAA CTGGGAGTTTGAGGAGACTGAAGAGGATCCAGTCACCAGTATACCCTACCAGCTGCAAAGGCTGTTTGTTCTGCTGCAGACTAGTAAGAAACGGGCGATCGAGACCACTGATGTGACGCGCAGCTTTGGCTGGGACAGCAGCGAAG CTTGGCAGCAGCATGACGTCCAGGAGCTATGCAGGGTCATGTTTGATGCCCTGGAGCAGAAGTGGAAGCAGACAGAGCAG GCTGACCTGATCAACCAGCTGTACCAGGGGAAGCTGAAGGATTATGTCCGTTGTCTGGAGTGTGGCTATGAGAGCTGGAGGATTGATACTTACCTGGACATCCCTCTTGTAATCAGACCCTTTGGAGCCAGCCAGGCCTACAGCAGTGTG GAAGAGGCTCTGCAGGCATTCATTCAACCAGAAACTCTTGACGGGCCCAACCAGTACTTCTGTGAACGCTGCAAGAAGAAATGTGACGCCCGGAAG GGTCTGAGATTTCTGCACTTACCCTACCTGCTGACACTACAGCTGAAGCGGTTTGATTTTGACTACACCACTATGCATCGCATCAAGCTTAACGACCGCATGACTTTCCCTGATGAGCTCGACATGAGTCCATTTATCGATGTGGAAGATGAG AAGTCACCTCAGACAGAGAGCTGCACTGATAGTGGAGCAGAGAATGAAGGCAGTTGCCACAGCGACCAGATGAGCAACGACTTTTCCACCGATGATTGTGTGGATGAGGGCATCTGCTTGGACAGCACCGGCAGCACAGAGAGGGTGTTGAAGCCAAAG AGTTTACTGACCTTTGAGCTGTTCTCCGTCATGGTCCATTCTGGGAGCGCTGCAGGTGGCCACTACTACGCCTGCATCAAATCCTACAGTGATGGCCAGTGGTACAGTTTTAATGATCAGCACGTTAGCAAG ATCACCCAAGATGATATCAGGAAGACACATGGCGGGTCCTCAGGGAGCAGAGGCTATTATTCCAGTGCCTTTGCAAG CTCTACAAATGCATATATGCTTATTTATAGATTGAAAGATCCCTCGAGGAATGCAA AGTATTTAGCTGCAGAAGACTTCCCAGAGCACATAAAGAGTTTGGTTCAGAAGGAGAAAGAGTCTGAAGAGCAGGAAAAGCGACAGAGGGAGATTGAGCGCAACACTTGCAAG ATTAAGCTTTTCTGCGTGCATCCTGTAAAGCTGATGATGGAGAGCAAGCTAGAAGTACACAAGGACAAAACTCTCAGAGAAGCAACAGAAATGGCCTACAAG CTGATGGAGCTGGAGGGATTGGTGTCTCTGGACTGCTGCCGCCTGGTAAAGTACGATGAGTTCCACGAGTACCTGGAGCGCTCTTATGAAGGGGAGGAGGACACACCGATGGGCCTGCTGCTGGGAGGAGTCAAGTCCTCATATATGTTTGACCTGCTGCTTGAGACCCGCAAACCAGAGCAAGCGTTCCAGCCTTACAAACCTGGAG AGGTAATGGTGAAGGTCCATGTTGTGGATCTAAAGAGTGAGACCATCGCCTCTCCAATCAGTGTTCGGGCATACTTGAACCAGACCATCACTGAATTCAAACAGCTTATTGCACAG GCTACAGGGCTATCTGCCGAAACCATGCGCGTGGTCCTGGAGCGCTGCTATAATGACCTGCGGCTCCTGTATGTTCCAAACAAGACACTGAAAGCTGAGGGGTTCTTCAGGAGTAACAAG gTTTTTGTAGAGAGCTCTGAGTCGACCGATCATCAGGTTGCTTTTACTGACTCAGTCTTGTGGAAACTGTTGGATCGTCACGGAAATACGATCCGGCTGTTAGTCTTACTGCCTGAGCAGTCTCCTGGTACCTTGGCCAACAGAACTCTTTGCCAAAACGTAGGAGGTGACTGTGATGTGCCCCTTGAGGGTTCAAAAGGTAACAGGAAATCTGTAGAGGCAATCCTCGAGGAGAGCCCAGAAAAGTTAAAGAATCTGTtgctggagcagcagcagcaacagcagcaaggCTCCAGCCCCAGTGACAGCCAGAAAAGCTCTGAAACCAGTGACTTTGAACATATTGAAAGCCCAACCCAGGAGGCTGACTCAAACTCTTCACTCTGTGTGGCTGCAGACAACAGAGAGTTAGAGAACCGGATCAGGGCCACAGCGGGGGGCAGCAGCAGCGCCTCCTCTGACCCTGAGAACCACTTTGCCTGTGAGGAGCGCTCAGACTCTGAGGTGAACAATGACCGCAGCACCAGCTCAGTGGACAGCGACATCCTGAGCTCCAGCCACAGCAGTGACACACTCTGCAATGCAGACAGCGGGCCCATACAGCTGGCCAATGGCTTGGACTCGCACAGCATCACAAGTAGCCGTCGCTCCAAAGCCCATGAGGGCAAAAAAGAGACCTGGGACACTGCTGAAGAAGACTCTGGAACAGACAGCGAGTACGACGACAATGGGAAGAGCAAGGCAGAGGCTCAGTACCTGTACTTCAGAGCAGAGCCTTGTTCTCAGGATGACTCCTCGTCGGAAACACAAAAAT GTTTAGTGGTTCACGTAGACAAGAGAATAACATTAGCAGCATTTAAACAGAACCTGGAGCCCTACGTGGGTGTCACCTCCACCCAGTTCAAGGTGTTTCGGGTGTACGCCAACAACCAGGAGTTTGAGAGTGTACGGCTCAACGAAACGCTCTCATCGTTCTCTGATGATAACAAG ATAACTATTCGTCTAGGAAGAGCACTGAAAAAGGGTGAATACAGAGTGAAAGTGTATCAACTACTAGTGAATGAACCAGAG CCCTGCAAGTTCCTCGTGGACACAGTGTTTGCCAAGGGCATGACTGTCAGACAGTCTAAAGAGGAGCTGCTCCCTCAGTTGAAAGAACAGTGTAAGCTTGACCTTAGCATTGACAG catTCGTCTCAGGAAAAAGACGTGGAAGAACCCAGGAACGGTGTTTCTGGACTACCATGTCTATGAAGAAGACATCAGCATCTCCTCTAACTGGGAAGTTTTCCTGGAAGTTCTCAATG AACCGGAGAAGATGAAGTCCATGTCGCAGCTCGCTGTCCTGACCCGGAGATGGAGACCCGCTGCAATGAAGCTGGGGCCCTTCCAGGAAGTTATTCTGGAGAGCAGCAGTGTAGAAGAACTCAAGGAGAAG CTTAGTGAAATGAGCGATGTTCCTCTCGAAAACCTGGAGTTTGCAAAG GGTAGAGGAACCTTTCCTTGTGATATATCTGTGTTGGAGATCCATCAGGATTTGGACTGGAACCCTAAGGTGTCAACTCTGAACGTATGGCCTCTGTACATCTGTGACGACGGAGCTGTGGTCTTCTACAG GGACAGCACAGAGGAGCCTATGGAGCTGTCGGAGGAGGAGCGCAATGAGCTGATTAAGAAGGAGAGCAGCCGCCTGCTCAAGACTGGCCACCGTGTCAGCTACTCGCCACGCAAGGAGAAGGCCCTCAAGATCTACCTGGACGGAGGCCCTGCCAGGGACCCGGTGCAGGACTGA